In Geminocystis sp. NIES-3709, a single genomic region encodes these proteins:
- a CDS encoding FG-GAP-like repeat-containing protein yields the protein MDNIYGANSAIAVSGDGVEHSVWVQNGQLWHGTFDDDTNQWNNAKSITPISGENLKLLTGRFIPYQDANGAIRYAPGLVAVWELGNSLFAVIGKYNAQGKIEWSETVPITLPEIDEEGNRINHQNLDIALTPETIAFGGRQRPPGILIAFQKIAADNSEADTDIYSQVFNLQLKDNQLELVTQGRDNQSLTFEIQEAVAPVYEPLPPTIQAVATAGRINTEPSGVIPDVENTELSIIENIPLGGEASFSFNLQDFVKLFGGSLPAPSFLPGTDTSIELRGTTSAIEQYNVQTKAKEYVIQTSFGVGSDGSNEDKTTNLNENPRIKKIIEDTRVLVPDKEKPLNALETEVRSTFGFDVSMELKFDEQLKYTGFDFILGMEYGTVYSIKYNIPPKGLIGGALASATVTVTAPNYSISFDLAWENKGNALTPPLFLEKNEKGEIKIKNTTIQGSQFAEILSAYSIVNSALKLVKEKEKDNKLPSSIFNSDAKSKKWVTGTYVAQAMYSTLSTLIYGYGFGDTVSSVFKDISNYKFTGASVNVGAELSYQGKGKALGNSIKTNVEGIGKLEAGIEFKLVPSTEISILARFLASAKLSLEFFRWKGQWAPSYSTSLKIPFKLANTTPASAQGVFVSENQSLTLNSSTPVDDNDTSGVLTLNYEPRTGDDSLYLGIPVATKGEQIKPDKFEDLVDDSSPALAFSDGGDILLAWVADGRESNIPLESQTDVVSRVMVSTFDSGGGWQNIGAINVENGNLIQGFNFEPTVLFFYTDTRTKTPVKPDLVDFDSGNYTINRMVVWSYSQEGKNLTPQSSSDEVREALLSTDLVYSLSSRSVVTGSRWSNWSTPQVIVSNQGVDRTPTLGLDPNGSLRLAWVNEQSQQSTIYTTTWRGRAWNSIQSVAQGNDLDVEKIIVENFGNQPAIYWTDSIELNYNSAVLADNPVYYYRLNESEQGFASNLGTKGALGNGSYTNPLPENQSLPFRFSQQGALFNTSNSKGDRDSAVKFLGDGYLAIPVSGEDFQNGYSFESWLKFDSLTGEMIIAQSQTLGQYVLGLSDETTVQQYDIPEGVLYLLDPNNQVIWQSDNTTPAVQALMQSDGNFVLYETPQLLDQQGNDTEAVWSSETDNNSGGYLSLADDGGLYILDRNNQIVKTLHQGSVAPTFSNRTLIENNQLTPSSNFFNNVFIPSNQWSLKTNNQGVLNYQIGGKTLSSRTLQTNRWYHVVATYQHNRVDAQNNSITPVASLYIDNQLIKQEQVGNVDFTDGGVKVGQNLRGSIDEVALYNKVLGLENPPILDAQGNVIGYNPPESNGITSHYSTRYNKPNDQQSSGTFYATYNGQSWGESTRFEPQKELTPTIPLIERQPFFDLVSVNGLKPDGIADQRLSITLSNPNQIITNITISGNSKTWTVGGNSEQSLAVIQGKKLVNDSPQNTINHTLMGAKETFDLYFYDSSNSSVNQPYQVSVTFANGRTFNQTFNLLPNPTNPDYSSGKKLTSKGFILDNETTELSAINSGKLWQTTEANLGYAMTSGKFLNNTNSIVISNPNFNNGDGVILIYSSQNFNGEIDPNQVPTGGVRIVGSNGERAGYALVSGDVNRDGIPDLIISSPDGDNGNGKVYIIDGSKITTNSTINLNNLGNTGVVLTGFGNGAKGGSALAVGDLNNDGRADIAIGAPLYDDGKGAVYVRYGSSDFNNTNKKLVFTGTGGTVKDINGNDVVWGSLAGTSVDISTKSINSNDSYSDLVIGSPGYTQTVTFNDFFYNQKAPSVIYNSLLKVSPAVPDLSNPFGKNASKTMALKTGRAYVLFGKGFLNRGSTFEDNLTENRLNTSNGIVLDGTSVFHEEPQAGFSVNVTGDINNDGFDDVVIGAPNELKNTGVAYVLAGGDFSSFNGKTNPLALAWQSNLTIVGGELGGKTGSVVGDGGDFNQDGAMDLFISSPQAGYSAGQTHLLFGTSANSRNPILSKNSNFIFSLAPGNTNSIIGYKDNKLVDTTANINTFAFNGRRPQDLSTPSPNIGDLNGDRIDDLLLSALNGNEVYLAYGKKQLGKEGSLDLGKLQSDQGLVIDPNLTGNGNFVDLVGDINGDGFAEMISGGNSQKTTIVFGSNSTDLVDLSLTARNELTIENTGSGNLNVVGIGDYNGDGLADLVAWSESKLYLIEGSGDLGFRGSIDYTQGRLLVDFSKSTNPSQRFTITQVVSGGDVDGDGFADVIILNSNNEAYVSFGNNNTPTISPRSPILLGSGSYIASGGDLNNDGYSDVILGNSANNNNNGRVNIIYGNAQRRNFLNATLNPSITMGLDTIRYQENFLPFNNNFSPFSITTFNNQLNLFSRQRSGTITLYKSQNGTTWTSENIPQDTLQRTSPAVYNNNLYLLYENDGLSQGLQITSNQNWSESKRISSRFLLSSQTGVALVNFKGKLYAFYPLRDSLDGVRNPILYYTSDSPLNTWSDRSTNILSQTRAASSSEIASVVFKDNIFVAYRDGANKIGVVYSGDGNNWRSYTIADQSTNAGISLAVKDDTLYMAFKGNGDDTVNVISSKNPTTGSSWGNFTRLKDATGNNVITKVTPVLEIFKDSLYVFISDRTGNQSNKSSALIEVITPSPQQFGKSIQGIGDVNGDGYSDVMISAPGLKKAQDGKKVNGVYLFFGSERNNSYILLTSQEDLTNISLSGAGDINGDGYGDIFIGVPSVTNKKGAGYVIYGNDKLATNTTLNLDNLTKLQGFKINGLPQSESGISVSSGQDVNGDGFQDLIIGTPKNNTNLSYVLFGGDFTASAHQVGSITSDVLEGTPTGERLIGGTGDDTLIGNGGKDVLYGGAGDDIIMVKDNNYFRIDGGAGIDTLKLTKLNHNWDLTHSGIKQGIHNMEIIDITAHGANKIALDNKSILNFSNDTNSIVINADNQDTIYLTSNFALQGQINNYGFTYNEYTFRETRILISPDTTVKLVRDIASEVSKFNPLSTSNPSAVSSDMASSNEDDTFIFVDTPEIFISQQVIIEGETPIMDFQIMRTGDLSKTLKIGYETLDGLAEAGIDYQDTAGTFEFKEGESIIIVSVPIYDDDELTDTAKDFSLAVEILTPSPDTLLNDSVYRFSTGSGTYIYVGEEERESILATGYDFIEEGEAFKVSFEANDELIPIYRFRNQDLMGAYLYVGQEERESILAQYPNFVEEGLAFYTYDADSDQTNDIYRFQTQAGGYIFVEETEKNVITQNYQNFTLEGIAFEAI from the coding sequence ATGGATAATATTTACGGTGCTAACTCTGCGATCGCCGTTTCAGGTGATGGAGTAGAACATTCCGTTTGGGTGCAAAATGGGCAATTATGGCACGGCACATTTGATGACGATACCAACCAATGGAATAACGCCAAATCCATTACCCCCATATCAGGAGAAAATTTAAAGCTACTCACAGGCAGATTTATCCCCTATCAAGATGCTAACGGAGCAATACGATATGCCCCCGGATTAGTCGCTGTTTGGGAACTCGGTAACTCCTTATTCGCCGTTATCGGGAAGTATAACGCTCAAGGAAAAATAGAATGGTCTGAAACCGTACCGATCACCTTACCAGAAATCGATGAAGAAGGAAATAGAATTAATCATCAAAATTTAGATATTGCTTTAACCCCTGAAACTATAGCCTTTGGAGGCAGACAACGTCCCCCCGGTATCCTCATTGCCTTTCAGAAAATAGCGGCAGATAACTCAGAAGCCGATACAGATATTTATAGTCAAGTATTCAATCTGCAACTAAAAGATAATCAATTAGAATTAGTTACTCAAGGGAGAGATAATCAATCCCTTACATTTGAGATTCAAGAAGCCGTTGCCCCAGTTTATGAACCATTACCGCCCACAATTCAAGCGGTGGCTACCGCAGGGCGTATTAATACTGAACCTTCGGGAGTTATACCAGATGTTGAAAACACAGAGTTATCTATAATTGAAAATATTCCCTTGGGAGGAGAGGCTTCTTTTAGTTTTAACTTACAGGATTTTGTGAAACTATTTGGCGGATCATTACCTGCACCATCATTTTTACCCGGTACTGATACAAGTATCGAATTAAGAGGAACGACAAGTGCGATCGAGCAATATAATGTTCAGACAAAAGCCAAAGAATATGTAATCCAGACAAGTTTTGGAGTTGGTTCAGACGGAAGCAATGAAGACAAAACCACCAACTTAAATGAAAATCCCAGAATAAAAAAGATAATTGAAGATACTCGTGTTTTAGTCCCAGATAAGGAAAAGCCCTTGAATGCCTTGGAAACAGAAGTAAGAAGTACTTTTGGTTTTGATGTTTCTATGGAGCTTAAATTTGATGAGCAACTCAAATATACTGGATTTGACTTCATCCTTGGCATGGAATATGGAACAGTTTATTCCATTAAGTATAATATTCCCCCAAAAGGTCTTATAGGAGGCGCTCTCGCCTCTGCTACCGTCACCGTCACTGCTCCTAATTATAGTATTTCCTTTGATTTAGCTTGGGAAAATAAGGGAAATGCCCTTACTCCGCCCCTTTTTCTTGAAAAAAATGAAAAGGGAGAGATCAAAATCAAAAACACCACAATACAGGGTTCTCAATTTGCAGAAATTTTATCGGCTTATTCCATAGTCAATAGTGCTTTAAAACTTGTCAAGGAAAAGGAAAAAGATAATAAACTGCCTTCCTCTATTTTTAACTCTGATGCTAAGAGCAAGAAGTGGGTTACAGGAACTTATGTTGCCCAAGCAATGTATTCAACATTATCAACACTTATATACGGGTATGGATTTGGAGATACGGTTTCCTCTGTTTTCAAGGACATTTCCAATTACAAATTCACGGGAGCGAGTGTTAATGTCGGGGCAGAATTATCATATCAGGGTAAGGGAAAAGCCTTAGGAAATTCGATTAAGACTAATGTTGAGGGGATAGGAAAATTAGAGGCGGGTATTGAGTTTAAACTTGTTCCTTCCACAGAAATATCAATATTAGCTCGTTTTTTAGCCTCTGCTAAACTTTCATTAGAATTTTTTAGATGGAAAGGGCAATGGGCACCTTCCTATAGTACCAGTTTGAAAATCCCTTTTAAATTAGCTAATACTACCCCTGCTTCAGCTCAAGGAGTTTTTGTATCAGAAAATCAATCATTAACCCTTAATTCTTCTACCCCTGTAGATGATAATGATACATCTGGAGTGTTGACTTTGAACTATGAGCCACGCACAGGAGATGATAGTTTATATTTGGGTATTCCAGTGGCTACCAAGGGGGAGCAGATCAAGCCCGATAAATTTGAAGATTTAGTTGATGATAGTTCCCCTGCTTTAGCTTTTAGTGATGGTGGAGATATTTTGTTGGCATGGGTTGCCGATGGTAGAGAAAGCAATATTCCCCTTGAGTCACAGACTGATGTTGTCAGTCGTGTCATGGTGTCAACTTTTGATTCGGGGGGTGGTTGGCAAAATATCGGTGCAATCAATGTAGAAAATGGCAATCTTATTCAAGGATTTAATTTTGAGCCAACGGTGTTGTTTTTCTATACTGATACCAGAACTAAAACTCCCGTTAAACCTGATCTAGTTGATTTTGACAGTGGCAACTATACAATTAATCGTATGGTGGTGTGGAGTTATAGCCAAGAGGGTAAAAATCTTACGCCTCAAAGCAGTAGCGATGAAGTTCGAGAAGCCTTATTAAGTACTGATCTAGTTTATAGTCTTTCTAGTCGTTCTGTTGTCACTGGTTCTCGTTGGAGTAATTGGAGTACCCCCCAAGTCATTGTATCTAACCAAGGAGTCGATCGAACTCCTACCCTTGGCTTAGATCCCAATGGGTCGTTAAGATTAGCTTGGGTAAATGAACAATCACAACAATCCACTATTTATACTACTACTTGGAGAGGAAGAGCATGGAATAGTATCCAAAGCGTAGCTCAAGGAAATGATTTAGATGTCGAGAAAATTATTGTGGAAAATTTTGGCAATCAACCGGCGATTTATTGGACAGATTCGATCGAACTCAATTACAATTCAGCAGTATTAGCAGATAACCCCGTTTATTATTATCGTCTCAATGAATCTGAACAGGGTTTTGCCTCCAACTTAGGTACAAAAGGGGCATTAGGAAATGGTAGTTATACTAATCCTTTACCAGAAAATCAGTCATTACCCTTCCGATTTAGTCAACAAGGGGCATTATTTAACACCAGTAACTCCAAAGGTGATCGAGATTCCGCAGTAAAATTTTTAGGTGACGGTTATTTAGCCATTCCTGTCAGTGGTGAAGATTTCCAAAACGGTTATAGTTTTGAATCATGGCTCAAATTTGACTCCCTCACGGGAGAAATGATTATTGCTCAAAGTCAAACTCTAGGTCAATATGTACTAGGATTAAGTGATGAAACCACCGTTCAACAATACGATATTCCCGAAGGAGTATTATATCTTCTTGATCCTAATAATCAAGTAATTTGGCAATCAGACAATACAACCCCTGCGGTTCAAGCCTTAATGCAGTCTGATGGTAACTTTGTTCTTTACGAAACACCTCAACTTTTAGATCAACAAGGGAATGACACGGAAGCAGTATGGAGTAGTGAAACGGATAATAATAGCGGTGGTTATCTAAGTTTAGCCGATGATGGTGGGCTTTATATTCTCGATCGAAATAATCAGATTGTCAAAACCCTTCATCAAGGTTCTGTAGCGCCTACTTTTAGTAATCGTACTTTAATTGAAAATAATCAACTTACCCCCTCTAGTAATTTCTTTAATAATGTATTCATTCCGTCTAATCAATGGAGTCTCAAAACCAACAATCAAGGGGTTTTAAATTATCAAATCGGTGGTAAAACCCTTTCTAGCCGTACATTACAAACTAATCGATGGTATCATGTGGTGGCAACCTATCAACATAATCGAGTTGATGCACAAAATAATTCTATCACTCCCGTTGCCTCTCTCTACATTGATAATCAGTTAATCAAACAAGAACAAGTTGGGAATGTTGATTTTACCGATGGTGGCGTTAAAGTTGGTCAAAATTTACGAGGTTCGATCGACGAGGTAGCCCTTTATAATAAAGTGCTAGGGTTAGAAAATCCTCCCATTCTTGACGCTCAAGGTAATGTCATCGGTTACAATCCTCCCGAATCTAACGGCATTACCAGTCATTATTCTACCCGTTACAACAAACCAAATGATCAACAAAGTAGCGGTACATTTTATGCCACTTATAATGGGCAATCATGGGGAGAAAGTACTAGATTTGAACCGCAAAAAGAGCTTACTCCTACCATACCTTTAATTGAAAGACAACCCTTTTTCGACTTAGTTTCAGTCAATGGCTTAAAACCTGATGGTATCGCAGATCAACGTCTTTCCATTACCCTGAGTAATCCGAATCAAATCATCACTAATATTACCATTTCAGGGAACTCAAAAACATGGACAGTGGGAGGCAATTCAGAACAAAGTCTTGCAGTCATTCAAGGGAAAAAATTAGTCAATGATTCTCCTCAAAATACCATTAATCATACTCTCATGGGAGCAAAAGAAACCTTTGATTTATATTTCTATGACTCTAGTAATTCTAGTGTCAATCAACCCTATCAAGTTTCTGTCACCTTTGCCAATGGTAGAACTTTTAACCAAACCTTTAATTTATTACCCAATCCCACTAACCCTGATTATTCATCAGGGAAAAAACTCACTAGCAAAGGATTTATTCTTGACAACGAAACCACCGAATTAAGTGCTATCAATAGTGGTAAATTATGGCAAACTACAGAAGCTAATCTAGGTTATGCGATGACCAGTGGTAAATTCTTGAATAATACAAATTCGATCGTTATTAGTAATCCTAACTTTAATAATGGTGATGGTGTCATTCTCATTTACTCATCTCAAAACTTTAATGGAGAAATCGATCCCAATCAAGTACCCACTGGAGGAGTAAGAATTGTCGGAAGTAATGGAGAAAGAGCAGGGTATGCTTTAGTGTCAGGAGACGTAAACAGAGATGGAATCCCTGATTTAATCATTAGTTCTCCCGATGGTGATAACGGTAACGGTAAAGTTTACATTATCGATGGCAGTAAAATCACCACTAACTCCACTATTAACTTAAATAACTTAGGAAATACGGGAGTTGTTTTAACAGGTTTTGGCAATGGTGCGAAAGGAGGAAGTGCTTTAGCAGTAGGGGATTTAAACAACGACGGTAGAGCAGATATAGCTATTGGTGCGCCTCTTTATGACGACGGCAAAGGAGCAGTCTATGTACGTTATGGCAGTAGTGATTTTAACAATACTAATAAAAAATTAGTTTTTACTGGCACTGGTGGCACAGTTAAAGATATAAACGGGAATGATGTAGTGTGGGGATCTTTAGCAGGTACATCCGTTGATATTTCCACTAAATCCATTAATAGCAATGATAGTTACTCGGATTTAGTTATCGGCTCCCCCGGTTACACTCAAACTGTGACATTTAATGACTTCTTCTATAACCAAAAAGCCCCCAGTGTTATTTATAATAGCCTGTTAAAAGTTTCTCCTGCTGTACCAGATTTAAGTAACCCCTTTGGGAAAAATGCTAGTAAAACCATGGCTCTGAAAACGGGTAGAGCGTATGTTCTCTTTGGTAAGGGTTTCTTAAACAGAGGTTCTACTTTTGAAGACAACTTAACAGAAAATAGGCTAAACACTAGCAATGGTATTGTTTTAGATGGTACATCTGTTTTTCATGAAGAACCTCAAGCTGGTTTTAGTGTCAATGTCACGGGAGACATCAATAATGATGGTTTTGATGATGTGGTGATTGGCGCACCCAATGAATTAAAAAATACTGGGGTTGCCTATGTACTAGCAGGAGGAGATTTTAGCTCGTTTAACGGTAAAACTAATCCTTTGGCTTTAGCTTGGCAAAGTAACTTAACCATTGTGGGAGGTGAATTAGGAGGAAAAACAGGAAGCGTCGTGGGTGATGGTGGCGACTTCAATCAAGATGGGGCAATGGATTTATTCATTTCTTCCCCTCAAGCTGGTTATAGTGCAGGGCAAACACATCTTCTTTTTGGGACATCTGCTAATAGTCGTAATCCCATTTTATCGAAAAATAGTAATTTCATTTTCTCTTTAGCCCCCGGAAATACTAACAGTATCATCGGTTATAAAGATAATAAATTAGTTGATACCACTGCAAATATTAACACTTTTGCTTTTAATGGTCGTCGCCCTCAAGATTTATCTACCCCTTCCCCTAATATTGGTGATTTAAACGGCGATCGCATCGATGATTTATTGCTGTCGGCTTTAAATGGCAATGAAGTTTATTTGGCTTATGGTAAAAAACAGTTAGGTAAGGAGGGAAGTCTTGATTTAGGTAAGTTACAGAGTGATCAAGGTTTAGTTATCGATCCCAATTTAACAGGAAATGGTAATTTTGTTGACTTAGTGGGAGATATTAACGGCGATGGTTTTGCAGAAATGATTTCTGGGGGTAATTCTCAAAAAACTACCATCGTATTCGGTAGCAATTCTACTGATTTAGTTGATTTATCTCTCACCGCTAGAAATGAGTTAACCATCGAAAATACGGGTAGTGGTAACTTAAATGTGGTAGGTATCGGAGATTATAACGGTGATGGTTTAGCCGATTTAGTAGCATGGAGTGAATCTAAATTATATTTAATTGAAGGTAGTGGGGATTTGGGTTTTCGAGGCTCGATCGACTATACTCAGGGAAGACTTCTAGTGGACTTCTCTAAAAGTACTAATCCTAGTCAACGATTCACTATTACTCAAGTGGTATCAGGAGGAGATGTCGATGGTGATGGTTTCGCAGACGTTATTATTTTAAATAGTAATAATGAAGCCTATGTTTCCTTTGGTAATAATAATACTCCCACTATTTCTCCCCGAAGCCCGATTCTTTTAGGTAGTGGAAGTTATATTGCATCGGGAGGAGACTTAAACAACGATGGTTACAGCGATGTAATTCTTGGTAACAGTGCCAATAATAATAACAACGGACGAGTTAATATTATTTACGGTAACGCCCAAAGAAGAAATTTTCTCAACGCCACCCTCAATCCTTCTATTACTATGGGGTTAGATACTATTCGTTATCAAGAAAACTTCTTACCCTTCAATAACAACTTCTCTCCCTTTAGCATTACTACCTTTAATAATCAACTAAACTTATTTTCTCGTCAACGTTCAGGTACAATTACACTTTATAAATCACAAAACGGTACTACTTGGACATCGGAGAATATTCCTCAAGATACCTTACAACGGACTTCTCCCGCCGTTTATAATAATAATCTTTATTTACTCTATGAAAATGATGGTCTTTCTCAAGGCTTACAGATTACAAGTAATCAAAATTGGAGTGAGAGTAAGCGTATATCATCTCGATTTCTATTAAGTTCTCAAACAGGGGTAGCATTAGTTAATTTTAAGGGGAAATTATACGCCTTTTATCCCCTAAGAGATAGTCTTGATGGTGTTAGAAATCCCATTCTTTACTATACTTCTGACTCTCCTTTAAATACATGGAGCGATCGATCTACTAATATCTTGTCACAAACTAGAGCCGCTTCTAGCAGTGAAATTGCCTCCGTTGTTTTTAAAGACAACATCTTTGTCGCCTATCGTGATGGAGCAAATAAAATCGGAGTCGTCTATAGTGGTGATGGGAATAATTGGCGTAGTTATACCATTGCAGATCAATCCACTAACGCTGGAATTAGTTTAGCCGTCAAAGACGATACCCTTTACATGGCGTTTAAAGGTAATGGCGATGATACCGTGAATGTGATAAGTAGCAAAAATCCCACCACAGGTAGCAGTTGGGGTAATTTTACTCGTCTAAAAGATGCTACTGGTAACAATGTCATCACGAAAGTTACTCCAGTCTTAGAGATTTTCAAAGATAGTCTTTATGTGTTCATTTCTGATCGAACTGGTAATCAGTCGAACAAATCCTCCGCCTTAATTGAAGTTATTACCCCTTCACCCCAACAATTTGGCAAATCCATTCAAGGCATTGGGGATGTTAACGGTGATGGTTATAGCGATGTGATGATTAGCGCACCCGGTTTGAAAAAAGCACAAGACGGCAAAAAAGTTAATGGGGTTTATCTTTTCTTCGGTAGTGAAAGGAATAATTCCTATATTCTATTGACATCCCAAGAAGATTTAACCAATATCTCTCTCAGTGGTGCAGGAGACATCAATGGTGACGGTTACGGGGATATTTTTATCGGTGTACCTAGTGTCACAAACAAAAAAGGTGCAGGATATGTCATCTACGGTAATGATAAACTAGCAACTAATACCACCCTTAACCTTGATAATCTCACTAAATTACAGGGATTTAAAATTAATGGATTACCTCAATCAGAATCAGGTATTTCTGTAAGTAGTGGTCAAGATGTCAATGGTGACGGTTTCCAAGATTTAATTATTGGTACGCCTAAAAACAACACTAATCTCTCCTATGTCTTATTCGGTGGTGATTTTACCGCATCCGCCCATCAAGTAGGCTCGATCACATCTGACGTGTTAGAAGGCACACCCACAGGAGAAAGATTAATCGGAGGTACGGGAGATGACACCTTAATCGGCAATGGTGGTAAAGATGTTCTCTATGGTGGTGCAGGAGATGACATCATCATGGTAAAAGATAACAACTACTTCAGAATCGATGGTGGAGCAGGTATTGATACCCTAAAATTGACCAAATTAAACCACAATTGGGATTTAACTCACTCAGGCATCAAACAAGGTATCCATAACATGGAAATCATTGATATAACCGCTCATGGTGCAAATAAAATTGCCTTAGACAACAAAAGCATTTTGAACTTTTCCAATGATACCAACTCGATCGTCATTAACGCCGATAATCAAGATACTATTTATCTAACCAGTAATTTTGCATTGCAAGGACAAATTAATAACTACGGCTTTACCTATAATGAATATACCTTTAGAGAAACTCGAATCTTAATCTCTCCTGACACGACGGTTAAGTTAGTGCGTGATATTGCTTCGGAAGTAAGTAAATTTAATCCTCTCTCTACCAGTAATCCCTCTGCTGTGTCTAGTGATATGGCATCCTCTAACGAAGATGATACTTTTATCTTTGTTGACACTCCCGAAATTTTTATTTCTCAACAGGTAATTATTGAAGGAGAAACGCCAATAATGGACTTTCAGATTATGCGTACTGGTGATCTTTCTAAAACCCTTAAAATTGGCTATGAAACCCTAGACGGTTTAGCAGAAGCTGGAATTGACTATCAAGATACGGCTGGAACATTTGAATTTAAAGAGGGGGAATCGATAATTATAGTAAGTGTACCTATTTATGATGATGATGAACTTACCGATACCGCAAAAGACTTTTCTTTAGCAGTGGAAATCCTCACACCATCTCCTGATACTTTGTTGAATGATTCTGTATATCGTTTTAGTACTGGTTCTGGTACATATATTTATGTAGGGGAAGAAGAAAGAGAAAGCATCTTAGCCACTGGTTACGACTTTATTGAGGAGGGAGAAGCCTTCAAGGTTTCTTTTGAAGCTAATGACGAGTTAATTCCTATCTATCGTTTCCGCAATCAAGATTTAATGGGTGCATATCTTTATGTAGGACAAGAGGAAAGAGAAAGTATCTTAGCACAATATCCCAATTTTGTCGAAGAAGGTTTAGCATTTTATACCTATGATGCAGATTCGGATCAAACTAATGATATTTACCGTTTCCAAACTCAAGCGGGGGGTTATATCTTCGTGGAAGAAACTGAAAAAAATGTCATTACTCAAAATTATCAAAACTTTACCCTAGAAGGTATTGCTTTTGAAGCTATTTAG
- a CDS encoding NAD-binding protein: MKPLIIVSALGCTGYKIYNLLKQQGANVVGISDRAMATQMDDKIIVGDLRSTQVLLEAGIKQACTIVLASSDDGLNVAILTQARILNPKIRIVNRIYNHTLGARLDYTLTDHFSMSVPSLAAPIFAFAASGNKAIGHLKLFEQTWALHEEVITLEHPWYGVSLAQLWNNLDQMLIYYLPRNEETDLVSAVVNDRVLQIGDHLIVANKAKGKQKRSFFLWRWWKVVRNINTYKQYAQSMVMVTLTLLTLILLATFTYLFVNWEISPVDALYFSVGMITGAGGKEEVAESAPDIIKIFTAIMMIVGAGIVGICYALINDFVLGSRLKQFWDAARVPTKHHYIICGLGNVGMEVVRELHQQGHEIVVIEPDHNNRFLHSVRSLNIPVIVEDASLADTLQAANIEGANAIIVVTSNDMINVEIALTVKALAPKTPLILRVQDNKFAESVKQVFQFENVLSPTELATYSFAAAALGGRILGNGMTDDLLWVAIATMITPNHPFSEKIVREMATQADFVPLYVARGKENIHGWNLLDTQLMNNDVLYLTIPATKLEQLWRVSPSSPLLIHS, encoded by the coding sequence ATGAAACCTTTAATTATAGTGTCTGCTTTAGGTTGTACGGGTTATAAAATTTATAATTTGTTAAAACAACAAGGTGCTAATGTGGTGGGAATAAGCGATCGAGCTATGGCCACTCAAATGGATGATAAAATTATAGTAGGTGATTTGCGATCGACTCAAGTATTACTAGAAGCAGGAATAAAACAAGCCTGTACCATTGTATTAGCTAGTAGCGATGATGGTTTGAATGTGGCTATTTTGACTCAAGCAAGAATCTTAAACCCGAAAATTCGTATCGTTAATCGTATTTATAATCATACTCTCGGTGCAAGGTTAGATTACACTTTAACGGATCATTTTAGCATGAGTGTTCCTTCTTTAGCTGCTCCGATTTTTGCTTTTGCCGCCTCAGGAAATAAAGCTATCGGACATTTAAAATTATTTGAACAAACATGGGCATTACATGAAGAAGTGATTACCTTAGAGCATCCTTGGTATGGAGTAAGTTTAGCTCAATTGTGGAATAATCTGGATCAGATGTTGATCTATTACCTACCAAGAAATGAAGAAACAGATCTAGTTTCAGCAGTAGTTAACGATCGAGTTTTACAAATAGGAGATCATTTGATCGTAGCAAATAAGGCGAAAGGAAAACAAAAACGATCCTTTTTTCTGTGGCGATGGTGGAAAGTTGTCCGTAATATTAATACTTATAAACAATATGCTCAGTCGATGGTGATGGTGACATTAACCTTGTTAACCTTAATTTTGTTGGCTACTTTTACTTATTTATTTGTTAATTGGGAAATTTCCCCAGTGGATGCTCTTTATTTTAGCGTTGGCATGATCACCGGTGCTGGAGGAAAAGAAGAGGTAGCGGAATCAGCACCAGATATTATTAAAATTTTCACCGCCATTATGATGATTGTGGGTGCTGGTATTGTAGGTATTTGTTATGCCTTAATCAATGATTTTGTCTTGGGTAGTCGATTAAAACAATTTTGGGATGCAGCAAGAGTACCAACGAAGCATCATTACATCATCTGTGGTTTAGGAAATGTCGGTATGGAAGTTGTGCGAGAGTTACATCAACAAGGCCATGAAATCGTAGTAATCGAACCTGATCATAATAACCGATTTTTGCACTCTGTTCGATCGCTTAATATTCCCGTAATTGTAGAGGATGCCTCTTTAGCTGATACCCTTCAAGCAGCCAATATTGAAGGAGCAAATGCCATTATTGTCGTCACAAGCAATGATATGATTAACGTGGAAATTGCCTTAACCGTCAAAGCCTTAGCACCAAAAACCCCTCTAATTTTAAGAGTACAAGATAATAAATTCGCCGAGTCTGTTAAACAAGTATTTCAATTTGAAAATGTTTTATCTCCCACTGAATTAGCTACTTATTCTTTTGCTGCTGCGGCATTAGGAGGCAGAATTTTAGGTAACGGTATGACGGATGATTTATTGTGGGTTGCGATCGCCACCATGATTACACCGAATCATCCTTTTTCCGAAAAAATTGTTCGAGAAATGGCAACTCAAGCAGATTTTGTGCCTCTTTATGTTGCCAGAGGAAAAGAGAATATTCACGGTTGGAATTTATTAGATACTCAATTAATGAATAACGATGTTTTATATTTAACAATTCCTGCCACAAAATTAGAGCAACTTTGGCGAGTATCTCCTTCTTCTCCTTTGCTAATACATTCATGA